The following are encoded together in the Bradyrhizobium algeriense genome:
- a CDS encoding AraC family transcriptional regulator, producing MSKPILRDSSHEDPSAASEARQHQSPDADRRPADVEMARVLRTAPLRMASDPSSGAIAYWKHEPVHDVVEPMADHVIMTYPAGSQRLERRTGRSAAIATARPGGVTIIPAGSTSRWDIHKPMHVVQLYLPHRTLERVAGEADLAAPGDLLERTGHTDLITSRLLMSAADALEGSAALDALFRQQLTDLLANRLLAAHAGSPIVSPPVVGGLAPMALLRAIERLRSDSDADVSLAALASDAGLSRFHFCRAFKESTGLSPHAWLRQHRLEQAMNMLRDTDASVVSVAAALGYASQTAFAAAFRRLTGETPSDWRRRFR from the coding sequence ATGAGTAAGCCGATCTTGCGCGATTCCTCGCATGAGGATCCGTCGGCGGCGTCTGAGGCGCGCCAACACCAGTCGCCCGATGCCGACCGGCGCCCTGCCGATGTGGAGATGGCGCGCGTGCTCAGGACCGCGCCCCTTCGCATGGCCTCCGACCCGTCCAGCGGCGCAATCGCCTATTGGAAACATGAGCCCGTGCACGACGTCGTCGAGCCCATGGCTGATCACGTCATCATGACTTACCCCGCCGGCTCGCAGCGCCTGGAGCGGCGCACCGGGAGATCAGCCGCGATTGCAACGGCGCGTCCCGGGGGTGTGACGATCATTCCGGCCGGTTCGACCTCCCGGTGGGACATTCACAAGCCCATGCATGTCGTTCAGCTCTACCTTCCGCACAGAACGCTCGAACGTGTTGCCGGCGAAGCCGACCTGGCCGCTCCCGGCGATCTCCTGGAAAGAACGGGGCACACCGACCTCATTACATCCCGATTGCTCATGAGTGCGGCGGATGCGCTTGAGGGCAGCGCGGCGTTGGATGCCCTGTTCAGGCAGCAACTGACGGATCTTTTGGCCAACCGTCTACTGGCCGCGCACGCCGGCTCGCCGATCGTGTCCCCGCCGGTCGTGGGCGGCCTCGCGCCGATGGCACTGCTCCGCGCCATCGAACGCCTGCGTTCCGATAGCGATGCGGACGTCTCGCTCGCAGCGCTCGCTTCGGATGCTGGACTGTCGCGCTTCCACTTCTGCCGTGCCTTCAAGGAAAGCACCGGGCTTTCGCCGCATGCCTGGCTGCGCCAGCACCGACTCGAGCAGGCCATGAACATGCTGCGCGACACCGACGCGTCGGTCGTGTCGGTTGCCGCCGCGCTTGGTTATGCCTCCCAGACCGCCTTCGCTGCGGCGTTCAGGCGGCTGACCGGAGAAACCCCGAGCGATTGGCGACGACGCTTTCGGTAA
- a CDS encoding alpha/beta hydrolase — protein MTSVTTKDGVQIFYKDWGPKSAQPIVFHHGWPLSSDDWETQMLFFVGKGYRVIAHDRRGHGRSSQVSDGHDMDHYAADAAAVVEHLDLRNAIHVGHSTGGGQAARYVARHGKDRVAKLVLISAVPPLMLKTEANPGGLPIEVFDGLRKQLAAGRSQFYLDFASGPFYGFNRPGAKASDAIIWNWWRQGMMGGANAHYDGIKAFSETDFTEDLKSITVPTLVLHGDDDQIVPVADSAPLSAKLLKRSTLKIYEGLPHGMCTTHADLINAELLSFIAA, from the coding sequence ATGACCTCCGTCACCACCAAGGATGGCGTACAGATCTTCTACAAGGACTGGGGGCCGAAATCCGCCCAGCCCATCGTCTTTCACCACGGCTGGCCGCTGAGCTCCGACGACTGGGAGACGCAGATGCTCTTCTTCGTCGGCAAGGGCTATCGCGTCATCGCCCATGATCGCCGCGGTCACGGTCGCTCAAGCCAGGTGAGCGATGGCCACGACATGGATCACTATGCCGCCGATGCCGCGGCGGTCGTCGAGCACCTCGATCTTCGCAACGCCATTCACGTCGGCCATTCCACCGGCGGCGGCCAAGCCGCGCGCTACGTCGCGCGTCACGGCAAGGATCGCGTCGCAAAACTGGTACTGATCAGCGCCGTGCCGCCGTTGATGCTTAAGACGGAAGCCAATCCCGGCGGCCTGCCGATCGAAGTGTTCGACGGCCTACGCAAGCAGCTCGCCGCCGGCAGATCGCAGTTCTATCTCGATTTCGCCAGCGGCCCGTTCTACGGCTTCAACCGGCCGGGCGCCAAGGCATCGGATGCAATCATCTGGAATTGGTGGCGCCAAGGCATGATGGGCGGCGCCAACGCGCACTATGACGGGATCAAGGCGTTCTCGGAAACGGACTTCACCGAGGACCTGAAGAGCATCACTGTGCCCACGCTCGTCCTGCACGGTGACGACGACCAGATCGTGCCCGTCGCCGATTCTGCGCCGCTGTCGGCGAAGCTGCTGAAGCGCAGCACTCTCAAAATCTACGAGGGGCTGCCGCACGGTATGTGCACGACCCATGCCGACCTCATCAACGCCGAGCTGCTCTCGTTCATCGCGGCCTAG
- a CDS encoding NAD(P)/FAD-dependent oxidoreductase: MRLVIIGAGFAGMYAALSAARLRDIQGVSPEELEIALIAPEPTLVVRPRLYEPKPETLTAPLLDVLKAIDVDYIQGSAETINTDARTVQITTPKGPRKTLSYDRLVVATGSRLFRPNIPGLADHGFSVDSLDDAIALDKHLHSLADRPAINGRDTVVVAGGGFTGIEAATELPARLREILGKDAKTRVIIVDRNSAIAPDMGEGPRPVIEEALRKLGVETRLGAGVASLDKSGVTLSTGEHIETETVVWAAGIRAAPLTAQIPTERDSFGRLLVDRDLRVPGVAGVFATGDAARAACDDEGNYALMSCQHATRMGAFAGNNAAAELLGVSTRPYHQKAYVTCLDLGEAGALFTRGWERKVEMVGDVAKKTKQEINTVWIYPPRAERAAALASADPERVTNL; the protein is encoded by the coding sequence ATGCGACTAGTCATCATCGGCGCCGGCTTCGCCGGCATGTACGCTGCACTTTCCGCCGCCCGCCTGCGCGACATCCAGGGCGTTTCGCCCGAAGAACTCGAAATCGCACTGATCGCACCGGAGCCGACGCTGGTGGTCCGCCCGCGGCTTTACGAACCGAAGCCCGAAACCCTGACCGCGCCGCTGCTTGACGTCCTCAAGGCGATCGATGTCGACTACATTCAGGGCAGCGCCGAGACGATCAACACCGATGCTCGAACGGTGCAGATCACGACTCCAAAGGGCCCGCGAAAGACTCTGTCCTACGACCGTCTCGTGGTGGCCACCGGCAGCCGCCTCTTCCGCCCCAACATTCCGGGCCTTGCCGATCACGGCTTCAGTGTTGACTCGCTCGATGACGCAATCGCGCTCGACAAGCATCTACACAGCCTGGCCGACCGGCCGGCCATCAACGGGCGCGATACAGTCGTCGTCGCCGGCGGCGGCTTCACCGGCATCGAGGCAGCAACGGAGCTGCCCGCGCGCTTGCGCGAAATCCTTGGCAAGGACGCCAAGACACGCGTGATCATCGTCGACCGCAACAGTGCGATCGCTCCCGACATGGGCGAAGGCCCTCGCCCAGTGATCGAGGAAGCGTTGCGCAAGCTCGGCGTAGAGACCCGGCTCGGAGCCGGCGTCGCCTCGCTCGACAAATCCGGCGTCACCCTGTCGACCGGCGAACACATCGAAACCGAGACAGTGGTCTGGGCGGCCGGCATCCGCGCCGCGCCGTTGACGGCGCAGATTCCCACCGAGCGCGACAGTTTCGGCCGGCTGCTGGTGGATCGCGATCTGCGCGTGCCGGGTGTCGCCGGCGTCTTTGCCACCGGCGATGCTGCGCGGGCCGCATGCGACGACGAAGGCAACTACGCGCTGATGTCGTGCCAGCACGCCACGCGTATGGGCGCCTTTGCCGGCAACAATGCCGCCGCCGAACTCCTGGGCGTTTCGACCAGGCCGTATCACCAGAAGGCCTACGTCACCTGCCTCGACCTCGGCGAAGCCGGCGCTCTGTTCACGCGCGGCTGGGAACGCAAGGTCGAGATGGTCGGCGACGTCGCCAAGAAGACCAAGCAGGAGATCAATACTGTCTGGATCTACCCGCCCCGCGCCGAGCGCGCCGCGGCGCTCGCATCGGCCGATCCGGAGCGCGTGACCAATCTCTAG
- a CDS encoding MBL fold metallo-hydrolase, which translates to MNLHNTSYPVTSGPEELVPSRYALKVGDIDVLVVSDGVLPLPTQMLGHNADPADRAAWLKDMFLPQDAFDWALNVVVVRSGGKTILIDAGLGSDPDLNLPRAGQLIKRLEAAGIDLGSVTDLVLTHMHMDHIGGLLVEGVKERLRKDLRIHVAAAEVKFWESPDFSHTSMPQGFPDALRSAAKRFVSEYGSNLRTFDEEQEIAPGVVARRTGGHTPGHSVVRVASGDDGLTFAGDAVFTVGFEQPDWHNGFEHDPEEAARVRVRLLRELAKSGEMLVATHLPFPSIGRVAADGDAFRFVPVFWDY; encoded by the coding sequence ATGAACCTGCACAATACCTCATACCCCGTTACATCGGGACCCGAAGAGCTCGTTCCGTCGCGCTACGCGCTGAAGGTAGGCGACATTGACGTGCTGGTGGTCAGCGATGGAGTGCTGCCGCTCCCAACCCAAATGTTGGGACACAACGCCGACCCGGCCGACCGCGCGGCCTGGCTGAAAGACATGTTCCTGCCGCAGGACGCGTTCGACTGGGCGCTGAACGTGGTCGTGGTGCGTAGCGGCGGCAAGACCATCCTCATTGACGCTGGACTAGGGTCCGATCCGGACTTGAACTTGCCGCGGGCCGGCCAGTTGATCAAGCGACTGGAGGCCGCCGGCATCGATCTCGGGTCCGTGACCGATCTTGTGCTGACCCACATGCACATGGACCACATTGGCGGGCTGCTCGTCGAGGGGGTGAAGGAGCGACTGCGTAAAGACCTGCGGATCCACGTGGCGGCCGCCGAGGTCAAGTTCTGGGAGTCGCCCGATTTCTCCCACACCTCCATGCCGCAGGGTTTCCCGGATGCGCTTCGGTCGGCCGCCAAGCGGTTCGTGAGCGAGTACGGGAGCAACCTGCGGACGTTCGATGAGGAGCAAGAGATTGCGCCGGGCGTGGTCGCCCGTCGCACCGGCGGTCACACTCCCGGGCACAGCGTGGTCCGCGTGGCGTCCGGCGATGACGGGCTGACGTTCGCCGGCGACGCCGTGTTTACTGTCGGGTTCGAGCAGCCCGACTGGCACAACGGTTTCGAACACGACCCCGAAGAGGCGGCGCGCGTTCGGGTCCGTCTTTTGCGGGAGCTGGCTAAGAGCGGCGAGATGCTGGTGGCCACTCACCTGCCGTTCCCGTCCATCGGACGGGTGGCGGCCGACGGCGACGCCTTCCGTTTCGTACCGGTCTTCTGGGACTACTGA
- a CDS encoding SDR family oxidoreductase, translated as MQNEKVMIITGGSSGIGRAAALRFANQGDKVLITGRRAGPVEQTVAAHKNIAGIVANTASAEDARRTIATAVDKWGRVDALVNNAGAGAILPLSDATADRITDIFSVNVLGPSLLARAALPHLKATQGTIINISSTFGHRPAAGLSHYAASKAALEHLTRCWALELAPLGIRVNAVAAGPTETGALTGMMGLSAEQAEAVKEDERARIPLGRRGVPDDVAEWIVQLAGPASQWLTGQVLAVDGGLGLA; from the coding sequence ATGCAGAACGAAAAAGTCATGATCATAACGGGCGGCAGCTCTGGCATCGGTCGGGCGGCCGCGCTCCGTTTTGCCAACCAAGGCGACAAGGTCCTCATCACCGGCCGCCGCGCCGGCCCCGTCGAGCAAACGGTGGCGGCGCATAAGAATATCGCGGGCATCGTTGCGAATACCGCCTCTGCTGAAGACGCCAGGCGGACCATCGCCACGGCGGTCGACAAGTGGGGCCGAGTGGATGCGCTCGTCAACAACGCCGGCGCGGGCGCCATCCTTCCGTTATCGGATGCGACAGCCGATCGGATCACAGACATCTTTTCCGTCAATGTGCTCGGTCCGAGCCTGCTGGCCCGCGCCGCCCTTCCTCACCTGAAGGCGACGCAGGGCACCATCATCAACATCTCCTCGACCTTCGGTCACCGGCCGGCGGCGGGACTATCCCACTACGCCGCCAGCAAGGCGGCGCTGGAACACCTGACCCGCTGCTGGGCGCTCGAACTCGCGCCGCTCGGAATAAGGGTGAATGCGGTCGCGGCCGGGCCCACGGAAACCGGCGCCTTGACCGGGATGATGGGGCTATCTGCGGAACAGGCAGAAGCCGTCAAGGAAGACGAGCGCGCACGGATTCCACTCGGTCGGCGCGGCGTTCCCGACGACGTCGCGGAATGGATTGTCCAGCTTGCGGGCCCCGCCTCGCAATGGCTGACGGGCCAGGTTCTCGCCGTCGATGGCGGCTTGGGACTGGCTTAG
- a CDS encoding HdeD family acid-resistance protein has translation MTNTSGTIGDPQAGSDTAPLRAKSGWIIALGVVYLIAGFIALGSVAMATVASVLIVGVMMIIAGVAEVFSAFQIKSWGKFLLWALLGVLYILAGFVTFQNPLLAAVLLTLILGAALVASGIMRIFLAFSMKRETPWIWVALSGVITLLLGLLILVRWPVSSLYILGLFLGIDLIIAGAGWIGIGFGLRRAR, from the coding sequence ATGACCAATACTTCAGGTACGATCGGAGATCCCCAGGCCGGTTCGGATACGGCGCCACTACGTGCCAAGTCGGGCTGGATCATCGCACTCGGCGTCGTCTATCTCATCGCAGGATTTATCGCGCTTGGCAGCGTTGCGATGGCTACCGTCGCGAGCGTCCTCATCGTCGGCGTGATGATGATCATCGCCGGCGTCGCCGAAGTGTTCAGCGCTTTCCAGATCAAGAGCTGGGGCAAATTCCTGCTCTGGGCCCTGCTCGGCGTGCTCTACATTCTCGCGGGCTTCGTCACGTTCCAGAATCCGCTGCTCGCGGCCGTGCTGCTCACCCTCATTCTCGGCGCAGCGCTGGTGGCCTCGGGCATCATGCGGATCTTCCTGGCCTTCAGCATGAAGCGGGAAACACCCTGGATCTGGGTGGCGCTGTCAGGCGTGATCACGCTGCTGCTCGGCTTGCTGATCCTGGTGCGCTGGCCGGTCTCGAGCCTTTACATCCTCGGCCTGTTCCTCGGCATCGATCTCATCATCGCCGGCGCAGGCTGGATCGGAATAGGCTTCGGCCTGCGCCGCGCTCGTTGA
- a CDS encoding patatin-like phospholipase family protein has translation MAETAREPVLVDLALQGGGSHGAFTWGVLDRLIEEQWLRIEAISGTSAGAMNAALVADGWTQGGAEGARAALDTYWRRVSQAAALSPLQRSPLDRLMGRWTLDTSPAYIAMDLMARVVSPYDLNPLGHNPLRALLADSIDFDRLARAPIRLFVTATNVRTGRGRIFRNKEITADVLLASACLPTMFHAIEIDGEPYWDGGYAGNPTLTPLVRESDARDTILVQINPRERPEPPRTANEILNRLNEISFNSPLMKELRMMALLRQVADPGHGEGARWAGMRTHRIMTDALTEFGASSKLNAEWAFVSLLKEEGRKSADAFLEAHGEDIGKQSTTDLDALLAEC, from the coding sequence ATGGCAGAAACCGCGCGCGAACCGGTCCTGGTGGATCTCGCCTTGCAAGGCGGCGGCTCTCACGGCGCGTTCACCTGGGGCGTGCTCGATCGGCTTATCGAGGAGCAGTGGCTGCGGATCGAGGCGATCTCCGGCACGTCGGCGGGCGCGATGAACGCAGCGCTGGTGGCGGACGGATGGACGCAAGGCGGCGCCGAAGGCGCGCGGGCGGCGCTCGATACCTATTGGCGGCGGGTGTCTCAGGCTGCGGCGTTGAGCCCGCTGCAGCGTTCGCCGCTTGACCGCCTGATGGGCCGCTGGACGCTCGACACCTCGCCCGCCTATATCGCCATGGACCTGATGGCCCGCGTGGTTTCGCCCTATGATCTCAATCCGCTTGGCCACAACCCGCTGCGCGCGCTCCTCGCCGACAGCATCGATTTCGACCGGCTGGCCCGCGCACCGATCAGGCTGTTCGTTACCGCGACCAATGTGCGCACCGGTCGCGGCCGCATCTTCCGCAACAAGGAGATCACCGCCGACGTCCTGCTTGCATCGGCCTGCCTGCCGACCATGTTCCATGCGATCGAGATCGACGGCGAACCTTACTGGGACGGCGGCTATGCCGGCAATCCGACGCTGACGCCGCTGGTGCGCGAAAGCGACGCGCGTGACACCATTCTGGTGCAGATCAATCCGCGCGAACGGCCGGAGCCGCCGCGCACGGCAAATGAAATCCTCAACCGGCTCAACGAGATTTCCTTCAACTCGCCGCTGATGAAGGAATTGCGCATGATGGCGCTGCTGCGCCAGGTGGCGGACCCCGGACACGGCGAGGGCGCGCGCTGGGCCGGTATGCGCACGCACCGGATCATGACCGACGCGCTCACAGAGTTCGGCGCGTCGTCGAAGCTCAACGCCGAGTGGGCGTTCGTCTCGCTGCTGAAGGAAGAGGGCCGCAAGAGTGCCGACGCATTCCTTGAGGCCCACGGCGAGGATATCGGCAAGCAATCCACGACCGATCTCGACGCGCTGCTCGCGGAATGCTGA
- a CDS encoding DUF1326 domain-containing protein, which translates to MADQWLFKSETYDNCNCAMNCGCQFNLPSTHGYCQSAFVGTIVEGHFNDTPLSGLNWAALYKWPGEIKDGNGRRQIVIDERADEAQRIALETIVSGEACEPLSNLFAVFASTCSEFCETLFLPIDLDADLEQRTARVEIQGVMRSTGRPTINEFTGQPFHIALARPSGSFEFTYAEIGIGTTSVTGDMEMAFEDSWAHFCVHHFNQDGLVRERSRLTAWLGT; encoded by the coding sequence ATGGCTGATCAATGGCTATTCAAGAGCGAGACTTATGATAACTGCAACTGCGCTATGAATTGTGGTTGCCAGTTCAACCTGCCGAGTACCCACGGCTATTGTCAGTCGGCCTTCGTCGGCACCATCGTTGAGGGCCACTTCAACGATACGCCGCTCTCAGGCCTGAACTGGGCGGCGCTGTACAAGTGGCCTGGCGAAATCAAGGACGGAAACGGCCGGCGCCAGATCGTTATCGACGAGCGTGCAGATGAAGCTCAACGGATCGCGCTTGAAACGATCGTCTCAGGCGAGGCATGCGAACCGTTGAGCAATCTTTTTGCTGTATTCGCGTCCACATGCTCGGAATTCTGCGAGACGTTGTTCCTGCCGATTGATCTTGATGCGGACTTGGAACAGAGAACCGCAAGGGTAGAGATACAAGGCGTCATGCGGAGCACCGGCAGGCCGACGATCAACGAGTTTACCGGTCAACCGTTCCACATTGCGCTGGCGCGTCCTAGTGGCAGTTTCGAGTTTACCTACGCAGAAATCGGGATAGGTACCACGTCGGTCACAGGTGACATGGAAATGGCATTCGAAGATTCATGGGCGCACTTTTGTGTTCACCACTTCAATCAGGATGGCCTGGTCAGGGAAAGATCACGGCTCACGGCATGGCTTGGCACATGA
- a CDS encoding MBL fold metallo-hydrolase, giving the protein MSDGHFVLPASFLVTPDSPPAEREAALNASGQTGEQLQLVNTVAVIRSQSDVVLVDAGTGPRHQPTAGKLAENLEAAGIPPAAVTKIVLTHGHPDHLWGILDANDKPIYPNASYFVSTVEWNLWADPDVMRRLPAVLATNDRIINGAKNHFSHVKDKMRTVRDGDEIVSGVQVIDTPGHTQGHISVEIAGGDGLVVVADALTHAVISFQHPSWRVPVDHEPDRGISTRLRLLDRLVIDKRRVIGAHLPFPGIGFVERKDGAYRFVPT; this is encoded by the coding sequence ATGAGCGACGGCCATTTCGTCCTTCCAGCGAGCTTCCTCGTGACGCCGGACTCTCCGCCTGCCGAGCGCGAAGCCGCCCTGAACGCATCCGGACAAACCGGCGAACAGCTCCAGCTCGTGAACACTGTCGCGGTGATCCGTAGCCAGTCCGATGTGGTTCTGGTCGACGCGGGCACCGGCCCGCGCCACCAGCCCACGGCGGGAAAGCTTGCGGAGAACCTCGAAGCTGCCGGCATTCCACCGGCGGCCGTGACCAAGATCGTCCTGACCCACGGCCATCCCGACCACCTCTGGGGCATCCTCGACGCGAATGACAAGCCGATCTATCCGAATGCGAGCTATTTCGTTTCGACCGTCGAATGGAACCTTTGGGCCGACCCTGATGTGATGCGAAGATTGCCGGCAGTCTTGGCAACCAACGATCGCATCATCAATGGTGCCAAGAACCATTTCTCGCACGTCAAGGACAAGATGAGGACGGTACGGGATGGCGATGAGATTGTCAGTGGCGTGCAGGTCATCGATACGCCAGGGCATACGCAGGGCCACATCTCGGTCGAAATCGCCGGCGGGGATGGTCTCGTCGTCGTTGCGGACGCGCTTACGCACGCTGTGATCTCATTCCAGCATCCGTCGTGGCGGGTGCCAGTCGACCATGAGCCTGATCGGGGCATCTCGACCCGCCTCCGCCTGCTTGATCGCCTCGTCATTGACAAGCGTCGGGTGATCGGCGCTCACCTGCCGTTCCCTGGCATCGGCTTCGTCGAGCGCAAGGATGGCGCCTATCGCTTCGTTCCGACTTGA
- a CDS encoding AraC family transcriptional regulator encodes MQLGTAPLLEQLPIFHSRNVEETGAFLRAKGYRFDIARRQARRLDARLNGVYMPDLYMGYVQYGGASVVLSPSPARTDTWIHLPLRGQLEATIGRDNIVCNPNLATIISPMRESCRLVSEADSSRIQLSLTKSSLTDQLAALLGEPPTAPLDFAPTIDLATGYGRSLARYVLMAVADLEQAGSVLWSPTTMSQFEQFIITALLLWHPHNYSNALRRLDRPIAPRDVRRAVDYIEAHLDQAVTVADLVTATGVAGRTLFMHFREFKGVSPMRYLRNARLRQARQALLQADPEANVTEIAMSTGFTHMGRFSVTYRAYFGESPSETLRGQAQQLRKQP; translated from the coding sequence ATGCAGCTTGGCACAGCGCCGCTTCTGGAGCAGCTGCCCATTTTCCACAGCCGCAATGTGGAAGAAACCGGTGCATTTCTGCGCGCGAAAGGCTACCGCTTCGACATCGCGAGGCGGCAGGCCCGCCGGCTCGATGCGCGCCTTAACGGCGTTTACATGCCGGACCTCTACATGGGCTACGTGCAATACGGCGGCGCATCGGTTGTCCTGTCACCGAGCCCCGCCCGCACGGACACCTGGATCCATCTGCCGCTTCGCGGACAGCTTGAAGCCACTATTGGCCGTGACAACATCGTCTGCAACCCGAACCTTGCCACGATCATCTCGCCGATGCGCGAGAGCTGTCGGCTGGTATCGGAGGCCGATAGCAGCCGCATCCAACTGTCTTTGACCAAATCCAGCCTTACAGATCAGCTTGCCGCCCTACTCGGCGAGCCACCAACCGCTCCCCTCGACTTTGCGCCCACCATCGACCTCGCCACGGGGTACGGCCGCAGCCTGGCACGCTACGTGCTGATGGCCGTCGCGGACCTGGAACAGGCGGGATCGGTGCTCTGGAGCCCGACGACGATGAGCCAATTCGAGCAGTTCATTATTACCGCACTGCTGCTGTGGCACCCGCACAATTACAGCAACGCGCTGCGACGCCTCGATAGGCCGATTGCGCCGCGTGACGTGAGGCGCGCGGTCGACTACATCGAAGCCCACCTCGATCAGGCAGTCACAGTGGCCGACCTCGTTACGGCGACCGGGGTTGCGGGCCGAACACTCTTTATGCACTTCAGGGAATTCAAGGGCGTCTCGCCGATGCGCTACCTACGGAACGCCCGCTTGAGGCAAGCTCGCCAAGCCTTGCTGCAGGCCGATCCGGAAGCGAATGTCACCGAGATTGCCATGAGCACGGGGTTCACCCACATGGGCCGGTTCTCGGTCACGTACCGCGCGTATTTTGGGGAAAGTCCTTCGGAGACGCTGAGAGGTCAAGCGCAGCAGCTTCGGAAGCAACCGTAG
- a CDS encoding aldo/keto reductase produces MRTTRRTFVRASLATATAALLPISLHAQQQSSPARRTIPSTREEIPIVGLGTWITFNVGGDPVLRDECAGVMAAFFEAGGRMIDSSPMYGSSQPVIGYGLQKLGRPAALFSAEKVWTSSAAGGPPQIEQSRRFWGVPKFDLVQVHNLLAWKAHLQMLFQMKAAGAVRYVGITTSEGRRHDLLEQIMRNEPIDFVQFSYNVVDREAEARLLPLASERGIAVIVNRPFRQGALTDRLKREPLPEWARELGVSSWAQIILKFILSHPAVTVAIPATTRAGHVRENLSAAAGPMPDLAMRERISAHVKAL; encoded by the coding sequence ATGCGGACGACACGCCGAACGTTCGTGCGGGCCTCCCTGGCAACGGCCACCGCCGCGCTCTTGCCGATCTCTCTGCATGCCCAGCAGCAGAGCTCGCCCGCCCGCCGTACCATCCCCTCGACCCGCGAGGAGATACCGATCGTCGGATTAGGGACCTGGATCACCTTCAACGTCGGCGGCGATCCGGTACTGAGGGACGAATGCGCTGGTGTCATGGCCGCCTTCTTCGAGGCGGGCGGCCGCATGATCGACTCCTCCCCCATGTATGGTTCGTCGCAACCGGTGATCGGTTACGGCCTTCAAAAGCTCGGGCGGCCCGCCGCGCTATTCTCAGCCGAAAAGGTCTGGACGTCCTCGGCAGCGGGAGGTCCGCCCCAGATCGAGCAATCGCGGCGCTTCTGGGGGGTGCCGAAGTTCGATCTGGTTCAGGTTCACAATCTCCTCGCCTGGAAGGCGCATCTGCAGATGCTGTTCCAGATGAAGGCGGCGGGCGCGGTGCGTTACGTTGGAATCACCACGTCCGAAGGCCGCCGTCATGATCTCCTCGAACAGATCATGCGGAACGAGCCGATCGATTTCGTGCAGTTCTCCTACAACGTCGTCGACCGCGAGGCGGAGGCGCGGCTGCTGCCGCTGGCGTCGGAGCGCGGCATTGCCGTGATCGTCAACCGGCCGTTCCGGCAAGGCGCGCTGACCGACCGCCTCAAGCGAGAGCCGCTGCCCGAATGGGCGCGCGAGCTGGGGGTGTCGAGCTGGGCGCAGATCATCTTAAAATTCATCCTCTCTCACCCGGCCGTCACCGTCGCGATTCCGGCGACCACCCGCGCTGGCCACGTGCGTGAAAACCTTTCGGCCGCCGCCGGCCCGATGCCTGATCTCGCCATGCGGGAGCGCATCTCGGCCCACGTGAAGGCTCTGTGA
- a CDS encoding DUF6064 family protein, which translates to MSEWWSYRAEDFLLFSPRVYWRMFELHNAALWPLHVLTLAAGLIIILLIAWRPETWARWIALILAILWMFVGWSFLWNRYATINWAAAYVAPAFAVEGMLLLVIGSLRDGLAFDRRGPAGWIGYLILAFALTGQPLLAPLQGRGWASSEVFGIAPDPTAMATLGVLLLARGRLLPVLLPIPALWCLLSGLTLSTMGEPQAWAPYAALALAAVAWTWMIIRRRRWPIS; encoded by the coding sequence ATGTCGGAGTGGTGGAGCTACCGGGCAGAGGATTTCCTGCTGTTTTCGCCGCGCGTCTACTGGCGCATGTTCGAATTGCACAATGCGGCGCTCTGGCCTCTACACGTGCTGACGCTCGCCGCCGGCCTCATCATCATCCTGCTCATCGCGTGGCGGCCGGAAACGTGGGCACGCTGGATCGCACTCATCCTCGCGATCCTTTGGATGTTCGTCGGGTGGTCCTTCCTGTGGAATCGCTACGCGACCATTAACTGGGCTGCCGCCTATGTCGCGCCGGCTTTCGCCGTTGAGGGCATGTTGCTGCTCGTCATCGGATCGTTGCGCGATGGTCTCGCCTTCGACCGGCGCGGGCCCGCCGGTTGGATTGGATATCTCATCCTCGCCTTCGCACTCACCGGACAGCCGTTGCTTGCGCCGCTGCAGGGACGTGGCTGGGCTTCGTCCGAGGTCTTTGGCATCGCACCGGATCCGACCGCGATGGCGACGCTCGGCGTTCTGCTCCTCGCCCGCGGCAGGCTTTTGCCAGTGCTGCTGCCAATTCCCGCTCTCTGGTGCCTCCTGAGCGGCCTAACCCTCAGCACGATGGGAGAGCCGCAAGCCTGGGCCCCCTATGCCGCCCTGGCGCTTGCCGCTGTAGCCTGGACCTGGATGATCATCCGCCGGCGCAGATGGCCGATATCATGA